The sequence GGAAGAACCGAGTCTCCATCGAAATCTACTCCACCGATTTCCAGACGATGGTGTCGTTCACCTACGATATGAGCCGCCTGGAGGCCCGGCAATTCATCCCGGAATTGATCGCTGCCTTGACCAGTGCGGGACTCCGCAGGGCCGATGGCGATGGACTCTACCGGGAATCGTATAACGGCGGAGAGCCTCGGGATTTTGTCACTTGGCGGCTGGAAGATCGGGACAGGAGGGTTTTGATTCATGTGGACAAGCCGGTGGATCTATCGCTGCCCGCATTGAATGAATAGGCGAAGGCGGCTCGTGTGGCAGCATTCCATGGCCACCACGGTCAAAGAAAAAGCCAGGACCGGCGGACCGGTCCTGGCTTTTGAGAACAAACGCAGTGATCAAACCAACGCTTCGGCGGCCGAGGCCTTCGCGAAGTCGCGGTTCATACGGGCGATGTGGTCGGCACTGATCTCCTTCGGGCAGACGGCCTCGCACTCATACTGGTTGGTGCAGTTGCCGAAGCCTTCGGAGTCCATCTGGCGGACCATCGCGAGCACGCGCTTGTCGCGCTCCGGTTGGCCCTGCGGCAGGTGGCCGAGGTGGCTGACCTTCGCGGACACGAAGAGCATCGCCGAGGCGTTCTTGCAGGAGGCGACGCAGGCACCGCAGCCGATGCAGGCGGCGGCGTCGAAGGCCGTGTCGGCATCCGCCTTCGAGATCGGCAGCGCGTTCGCGTCCACGGCGGAGCCGGTGCGGACGTCGATGTAGCCACCGGCCGCGATGATGCGGTCGAAGGACGAGCGATCGGTGATCAGGTCGCGGATGACCGGGAAGGCCTTGGCGCGGAAGGGCTCGATCCAGATGGTGTCGCCATCGGAGAACTTGCGCATGTGGAGCTGGCAGGTCGTCACGCCGCGGTCCTTGCCGTGCGGGATGCCATTGATGGTCAGCGAGCACATGCCGCAGATACCCTCGCGGCAATCGTGGTCGAAATGGATCGGCTCGTCACCGGAGTTCACGAGCTCCTCGTTGACGATGTCGAGCATCTCGAGGAAGGAGGCTTCCTCGGGAATGTCCTTCGCCGCGTAGGTTTCGATCTTGCCAGCGGAATCGGCGTTCTTTTGACGCCAGACCTTGAGAGTGAGATTGAGCTTCTTGGACATGGTCGGCGGAAGGTTTATTGATAGCTGCGGACGGAAGGCTTGAGGGTCTCGAACACGAGCGGCTCCTTGTGGAGCGAGGGGCGGTTGCCGGCGCCGGTGAATTCCCAGGCGGCCACGTAGGCGAAGTTCTCGTCGTCGCGCTTGGCCTCGCCGGGCTGGGTCTTGCCGGACTGCACTTCGGGGTCGGCTTGTGTGTACTGGTGCTCGCCGCGGAAGTGGCCGCCGCAGGATTCCTCGCGGTTCAGGGCGTCGTAGCACATCAGCTCGCCGAACTCGAGGAAGTCGGCCACGCGGCCGGCCTTTTCGAGTTCCATGTTCGCGCCTTCGCCGGAGCCGGGGATGCGGACGTTGTTCCAGAACTCCTCGCGGATCGCGGGGATCTCCTTGAGCGCTTCCTGCAGGCCGGCGGCGGTGCGTTCCATGCCGCACTTGTCCCACATCACCTTGCCGAGGTCGCGGTGGAAGGAATCCACCGTGCGCTTGCCGTTGATGTTCACCAGGCGGTTGGTCTTCTCGTTGATGTCGGCCTCTGCCTTCTTGAATTCCGGGTGGTCGGTGGTGACGGAGCCGGGCTTCTGGGTGGCCAGGTAGTTCGCCACGGTGGTCGGGGCCACGAAGTAGCCGTCGGCCAGACCCTGCATCAGCGCGGAGGCTCCGAGGCGGTTCGCGCCGTGGTCGGAGAAGTTCGCCTCGCCCAGCACGTGCAGGCCGGGGATGTTCGACATCAGGTTGTAGTCCACCCACAGGCCGCCCATGGTGTAGTGCACGGCGGGGTAGATCATCATCGGACGGCTGTAGGGGTCCTCGCCGGCGATCTTCTCATACATCTGGAAGAGGTTGCCGTAGCGGGCGCGGATCGTGTCCTCGCCGAGGCGCTGGATGGCGTCGCGGAAATCGAGATACACGCCGAGGCCGGTGGACGCCACGCCGCGGCCGTCGTCGCAGGCTTCCTTGGCGGCGCGGGAGGAAATGTCGCGCGGCGACAGGTTGCCGAAGGACGGATACTTGCGCTCCAGATAGTAGTCGCGCTGGTCATCGGGGACCTCGGCGGGATTGAGCTGCTTGCGGCGGATCTTCTCGGCGATGTCCTGCGACTTCGGCACCCAGATGCGGCCGTCGTTGCGGAGCGACTCGGACATCAGGGTGAGCTTCGACTGGTAGTCGCCGCTGACCGGGATGCAGGTCGGGTGGATCTGGGTGTAGCACGGGTTCGCGAAGAGCGCGCCCTTCTTGGCCGCGCGCCACGCGCCGGTCACGTTGCAACCCATCGCGTTGGTGGAAAGGAAGAACACGTTGCCGTAGCCGCCGGTGGCGAGCAGGACGGCGTCGCCCGCGTAGGACGAGATCTTGCCGGTCTTCAGGTCGCGGACCACGATGCCCTTGGCCTGGCCGTCCACCAGCACCAGATCGAGCATCTCGGTGCGCGGGAACATCTTCACGCCGCCCTTGTGGATCTCCTTTTCAAGCGCCTGGTAGCAGCCGATGAGGAGCTGCTGCCCGGTCTGACCGCGGGCGTAGAAGGTGCGGGACACCTGGGCGCCGCCGAAGGAGCGGTTGTCGAGCAGGCCACCGTATTCGCGGGCGAAGGGCACGCCCTGGGCCACGCACTGGTCGATGATGTTGGAGGAAACCTCGGCCAGACGGTAGACGTTCGCCTCGCGGGAGCGGAAGTCACCGCCCTTGAGGGTGTCGTAGAACAGGCGGAAGGTGGAGTCGCCGTCGTTGCGGTAGTTCTTCGCGGCATTGATGCCACCCTGGGCGGCGATCGAGTGGGCGCGGCGCGGGCTGTCCTGGTAGCAGAAGCACTTCACCTGGTAGCCCAGCTCGGCGAGCGTGGCGGCAGCGGCACCACCGGCCAGGCCGGAGCCCACCACGAGGATGGTGTATTTCCGCTTGTTGGCCGGGTTGATCAGCTTCGAGTCGATCTTGTGCTTGGACCACTTCTGGTCGAGCGGGCCGGACGGGATCTTGGCGTCGAGAATCATGGCGGTGGAAAGTTGGAAGGGTGGGGATGATTCAGCGACCGAAGCGGAAGATCAGGATCGCGAGCGGGATGGAGATGAAGCCGAGCCAGATCAGCGCCGCGTAGCCCTTGCTGATCGCGCAGATGAGGCCCTTCGACTTGCGGGAGCGCAGGCCCAGCGTCTGGAACATCGAGGCCACGCCGTGGGAAAGGTGCGAGCAGAGCATCGTCATGGCGACGACGTAGAAGAGCACCACATACCAGACCGAGAAACCGTCGATCACCATTTTCCAGGCGTCCATGCGGGTCTCGCCGTGCTTGGCGAGATAGGCCTGGTCGACATACGTGCCGTAGGTGTTGCCGACGTGGGCGGTGAAGTGGAGGAGGTGATAGACCACGAACGCGAGGATCGTGAGGCCGGTCCAGATCATGATCCGCGAGGACTTCGAGGCCTGCACGGTGGCCTCGTAGGCGTAGGGTTCGCGGGCGGCCTTGTTCTCCTTCGTCAGCAGGATCGTGGCCCAGACGTGGAGAACCACCGCGGTGAGCAGGCTCAGGCGGGCGACCCAGACACCCGCGCCATGGAGGAAGTGGTGGAGGAACTGCGCGTAGTCGTTGAACGGCTCACGGCCGAGGAAGACCACCAG comes from Luteolibacter sp. LG18 and encodes:
- a CDS encoding succinate dehydrogenase/fumarate reductase iron-sulfur subunit, with translation MSKKLNLTLKVWRQKNADSAGKIETYAAKDIPEEASFLEMLDIVNEELVNSGDEPIHFDHDCREGICGMCSLTINGIPHGKDRGVTTCQLHMRKFSDGDTIWIEPFRAKAFPVIRDLITDRSSFDRIIAAGGYIDVRTGSAVDANALPISKADADTAFDAAACIGCGACVASCKNASAMLFVSAKVSHLGHLPQGQPERDKRVLAMVRQMDSEGFGNCTNQYECEAVCPKEISADHIARMNRDFAKASAAEALV
- a CDS encoding fumarate reductase/succinate dehydrogenase flavoprotein subunit; translation: MILDAKIPSGPLDQKWSKHKIDSKLINPANKRKYTILVVGSGLAGGAAAATLAELGYQVKCFCYQDSPRRAHSIAAQGGINAAKNYRNDGDSTFRLFYDTLKGGDFRSREANVYRLAEVSSNIIDQCVAQGVPFAREYGGLLDNRSFGGAQVSRTFYARGQTGQQLLIGCYQALEKEIHKGGVKMFPRTEMLDLVLVDGQAKGIVVRDLKTGKISSYAGDAVLLATGGYGNVFFLSTNAMGCNVTGAWRAAKKGALFANPCYTQIHPTCIPVSGDYQSKLTLMSESLRNDGRIWVPKSQDIAEKIRRKQLNPAEVPDDQRDYYLERKYPSFGNLSPRDISSRAAKEACDDGRGVASTGLGVYLDFRDAIQRLGEDTIRARYGNLFQMYEKIAGEDPYSRPMMIYPAVHYTMGGLWVDYNLMSNIPGLHVLGEANFSDHGANRLGASALMQGLADGYFVAPTTVANYLATQKPGSVTTDHPEFKKAEADINEKTNRLVNINGKRTVDSFHRDLGKVMWDKCGMERTAAGLQEALKEIPAIREEFWNNVRIPGSGEGANMELEKAGRVADFLEFGELMCYDALNREESCGGHFRGEHQYTQADPEVQSGKTQPGEAKRDDENFAYVAAWEFTGAGNRPSLHKEPLVFETLKPSVRSYQ
- a CDS encoding succinate dehydrogenase cytochrome b subunit is translated as MNVLSRSLCSFWSSSIGKKLIVALTGLVLVLFLAGHLAGNLVVFLGREPFNDYAQFLHHFLHGAGVWVARLSLLTAVVLHVWATILLTKENKAAREPYAYEATVQASKSSRIMIWTGLTILAFVVYHLLHFTAHVGNTYGTYVDQAYLAKHGETRMDAWKMVIDGFSVWYVVLFYVVAMTMLCSHLSHGVASMFQTLGLRSRKSKGLICAISKGYAALIWLGFISIPLAILIFRFGR